One genomic region from bacterium encodes:
- a CDS encoding FlgD immunoglobulin-like domain containing protein translates to MKMNTVFILLGGLAGSLLSQEHILIGWNDLGMHCANTNFANFAILPPYNNLTAALIRKGDASHAPQLVTSGFTVTYAIPGNSYSVGKTNFWSYEDKLFGISLADNIGLTGNGLAGSMAVTGDHYEASGIPITPYTDADLENESPYQLALLKAYDAANTLIATTQCVIPVSNEIGCVSRGCHTTESALLSRHENEGGYDANARPILCAKCHASNALGLPGRSGLPSLSLALHDKHKDLTNDCYKCHPGATTRCLRDVMYSKGMTCQSCHGSLSNVASTIKTGRRPWLDEPKCGASSCHGAQHAEERGKLFRQSRGHGGLYCSTCHGSPHAIVPTIEPNDNVQNTALQGYPGVLRDCRVCHGVLPAGAGPHGVMTGIASAKDLAAPARFVLQPAYPNPFNGQTRILFELPRSCRLTVRIWDIQGRLVRVLCYGEFSAGRHQLHWDGTDESGRALPSGIFFCSLMAQGQNHTQRLALIK, encoded by the coding sequence ATGAAGATGAACACCGTTTTTATCCTGCTAGGTGGACTGGCAGGTTCGCTCCTCAGCCAGGAGCACATTCTCATCGGCTGGAATGACCTGGGCATGCACTGCGCCAATACTAACTTTGCCAATTTTGCCATTCTGCCTCCCTACAACAACCTCACCGCCGCGTTGATCCGCAAGGGCGATGCCAGCCACGCGCCACAACTGGTCACCTCCGGCTTCACCGTGACCTATGCCATCCCCGGCAACAGCTACTCGGTGGGCAAGACCAACTTTTGGAGCTACGAGGATAAACTCTTCGGCATTTCTCTTGCGGACAACATCGGGCTGACGGGCAATGGACTCGCCGGGAGTATGGCGGTGACGGGGGACCATTACGAAGCAAGCGGAATCCCGATCACGCCCTATACCGATGCCGACCTCGAAAACGAGTCCCCCTACCAACTGGCCTTGCTCAAGGCGTATGACGCCGCCAACACCCTGATCGCTACCACACAATGCGTCATACCGGTCAGCAACGAAATCGGCTGTGTCAGCCGCGGCTGTCACACCACTGAATCCGCCCTGCTCAGCAGGCATGAAAATGAGGGGGGCTACGACGCGAACGCCCGGCCGATCCTCTGCGCCAAATGCCACGCCTCGAATGCCCTGGGACTGCCCGGCCGGAGCGGACTGCCCTCCCTTTCCCTCGCCCTGCATGACAAACATAAAGATCTGACCAATGACTGCTACAAATGCCACCCCGGCGCGACCACGCGGTGTCTGCGCGATGTCATGTACAGCAAGGGGATGACCTGCCAGAGTTGCCACGGATCTCTCAGCAACGTCGCTTCCACGATCAAAACCGGCCGCCGGCCCTGGCTGGACGAACCGAAATGCGGGGCATCCAGCTGCCACGGCGCCCAGCATGCTGAAGAAAGAGGCAAGCTTTTCCGCCAGTCGCGCGGGCACGGCGGTCTGTACTGCTCAACCTGTCACGGTTCGCCGCACGCCATCGTCCCCACCATTGAGCCCAATGACAACGTGCAGAACACCGCCCTTCAGGGTTACCCGGGCGTGTTGCGCGACTGCCGCGTCTGCCATGGCGTTCTGCCTGCGGGGGCCGGACCGCATGGTGTGATGACCGGAATCGCTTCAGCAAAGGATCTCGCCGCACCCGCTCGTTTCGTCCTCCAACCGGCTTATCCCAACCCCTTTAACGGGCAGACCCGGATCCTCTTCGAACTGCCGCGCTCCTGCCGGCTCACCGTACGAATTTGGGACATTCAGGGCCGTCTGGTGCGCGTACTTTGCTATGGCGAGTTTTCCGCTGGCCGGCATCAACTGCACTGGGATGGCACCGACGAATCGGGCCGAGCCTTGCCATCGGGCATCTTTTTTTGCAGCCTGATGGCGCAAGGACAAAACCATACCCAGCGCCTGGCCCTGATCAAATAA